The Lolium rigidum isolate FL_2022 chromosome 1, APGP_CSIRO_Lrig_0.1, whole genome shotgun sequence region TGCCCATTATTTATGTGATGACATAGGTGATAGTTTAATCCCACATGTGAAGAGAAAGACTTCGACAAACTTATAGGAAATGTTCTTATTGGGAAGGTCTTCTAGCTACCTTcagtttttgaaaattttaaggaGGGAACATGGGATTTAGTTTTTGAAACCGTTCAATTTTGGAAACCACCGGCCAGATGGCAACTTCCACTTTTCAGGTTTATTTACTGGATCGCGCCATATGACACTccttattttttttgtttgtttgagcgGAGCCTTTATCTAGTCCTACCCTCCCTAAATTAAATTGGGAAAATTTGCTataggacaccgttattttctggcgtttgccaaaacacaccgctcgattgtgtctttgccaggtaccattacaattctgTGACATATTTGCCATaacacaccacctggccgaaAACGAAAAGTTTTGCATTTTGTCTTCAAAACCAATCATCCCAGGTAAAAGTGCAAAACTTaagtgcaaaactttccgttttcggctaggtggtgtgttctggcaaatgtgccacgaaattgtaatggtacctggcaaagacacaatcgagcagtgtgttttggcaaacgccaGAAAATAACGGTATCCTGTAGCAAATTTTTCCAATTAAATTTGAAATGATGTGCTCCTTCCCTTCATAAAAAAATATcagagatttatctaaatttaaatttaGATGTGTCTAAATACTAAGGAGTAtctaaaaatatttaaattaaaATAAATTTGCGACTAACTTTTGATCAACTTTTTTTTTGAGCATAAACTTTTTATCAACTGAGAAAGTACGTACACAATATTGGCCAAACTTGCCAACTGCGATTGGCCAAGCCCACGAAACATGTCCACTGGACTCGCCCAGGCGCGCGCAATTCAAGAAAACAAGCCCACAAGCAAAATCCATGTCGGCAAACCCACCTCCAAGGGCCGGAGCGGAAGGGAGGCTGGGAGGGAGGGAGAGCCAAACCACGGCGGACCACGGGCTCGCCGGCTCGCCGCAGTTGGGGCGTTCCGCGTCCGCGTCCGCCGTCGGCCGTCCTGTTCTTCCGAGGCGGTATTTCGGGAGAGGTACGCTCACTGCTTCTTCCGAGGCTCCAACCCCTTTTATTATCATTAGGATCTGTGCCCCTTTTATTATCATCATTACGATCTGTGGTCTTGTTGTAATCCTGGAGGATATATGTCTGCAAAACACCACCATCAGTAGATACTATAGAGGTTCCTATCAGAGCTCCAGTTGTTGGATTCTGGTCGCTAATTACTCTAGCTGCAAGGGAAATCAGTCCCAGATAGTCGCATTGTAAATTTGAGCAATCCATATAGTTTACCTGGTATCCTCCTACTGAATAACCAAACTGAGACTTCCACCCTCCCTGTCAATGGGATGACTTTTTGCCCAGTGAAGCCTCTGCTCCATGGCCACATATCTACTGTCGCTGAACCTGGTGTTGTCCACTAGACTCGGATACTTCCCCCTCTCGGCTAGGTTATGATAAAACAGGTACTGGTGTATGGACTATGGAGCATGCTATATATGCCTTTATCTTTACATACACTACCTTGCATTTCAAAAGGCATGGGACTTTTTGTTCTATGGTTTTGGTTTGAAGAAGGTATTGAAGGTTCCATGTTTGTTGGTTTTGAACTTTTAGCTAGACAGGAAAACTGAGCGTAGTTTGCTGGCTTTTGAACAATTCTATTGAAATTAACTTTGATTCATAACCTGGGTATGTTTCCACGTCACCTacctttagtttttttttttttttgcgagaaacacCTACCTTTAGTTAAATGGTGCCCCTGCAGTTCTTTTAATCCTTGGCATGCTCACTGTGCTTATAAGTGATATATGCCCACTTGCTGCGCTGATATATTTTTTATTAATCCACTCATCTTGCTTGTGGCTTGCAAAATGTGCCTATATGCATGAACAGGAATATAATGTAAAATAATTTTTGCAGGCTTGGTGGACCTCACCTAAATTTCCACATCCAACTCTGACCATGCCACTATCAGTCTAAACTGATAAATCAAGTTGAATTGCCTGTAGATGGTtatgtattagccaaagaggacaCGATTCTCAGCTAAAATAACACAAACAGGATATAATTTCATAATCTTATCCATATAACGCTAAAGGTAATAAACATGTAATCCATGCAAAAGCCTTGCGTGAGAGAAAAAGAACAAAATGGTAGCCAAGGACAACTTGCCGGAAAGTATTAGCATGGATTCAGATTGGGGATGCATAAGCTCCCCTCAAGCATACATGCACATACCCGGCAAGTCATCCTTGGCTACATTCCGCTCTCTATCTCTTCTCACATATGGCCATTGACAGCATAACTCGAAACTGTTACTGCCTTTTGGGTGACAACAAGCACTGAACTAAACTCCTGTAGGACGCACACTGCTACAGGGAATGGGGATGATGTGTGTCCATAACTCCATATCCACGCATGGCTATACTGGATGTTCAGCTATCTAAATGTGTATCTATATGTCTGCTTGGTCCTTCTGTCTTGCTATATATATACCTCCAAAAGAATAATCTCAAGATATGGTCTGTCCCTTTTGTTATGGAACTTGTCAAAATGCGTCGGTGCCTGAGGCTTTTGGATGGAGGTGTTAGGTTTGATATGGGTAGATATTCTGTCCACCTCCATTCAGAACAGTGTGGTTCTACTGAAATCATACATTGTGTGGTAGGTTTACCAAGTAATTTCTCTATTTTAGCAGTTATCACTTCAGCATTATTTGGAATGCTTGGATGCAGGATAAACTTAGGAAAACTCATAAGCGGTATTTATAAGTCTAAATTTTGAAAGAAGACAAAAGCTTCCACACGGTAACATCAAAACAGATTTGGTTAAATAATGGCAGAAGGTTATAAATTCTTGAAAATATAAGCGATCAAAATTTGATGATTCATAGATTGTTGAAGAATTTATGCAGTGTAAAGATCTGTACATCTGCAACCCATTATGTTTTCCTGAAATCACATAAGAGAAACTAAAGCCTAGCCACACAATAAGAACTACCATGCATATAGCTGTTGGAAAGTCAAATATTCTGTTTCCAAACCATATTGGCCTTTGTGTAGCAAACCTGAAAGAGTAAGCAGATCATTAAGTTTGATTGATCAATTATATTACACTCTGATGCCTATGTTACTCTTAGGCTGTCAGGAATTCATGATCCACAAGTTGGTTCTTTTGTCGCCAAGTGATTGGGTGAGGGGCAGTCAGAGACTGAGAGTTAATTTATTTATTTCGCTTTTTTGCTTTGGTTCAATCTCTTTCTAAGACAACATTTCCTTCTTCCCTGGAATCATCCTTCTCTATGTGGTGGGGATGTCATTCCAGATTGCCTGCCACACATGCTTTTAAAAGCAGTACCCATCATTGGTGTCAATCAGATTGGGCCAAGTTGCACATGTGTTATTTCTTGTGAATACAAGTTTTATTTAGCTTATATTGGAAAAGATATTGCATAAAGTATTAAAGTTTGATTCACATCATTACGTTTCTCAAAGAACGGCAGATACGATTCCTTCAGGCTGTCCTATTAGATGTAAGGGGACCAAGAATAAAATTATGTGGCCCAACCACAAGAATGGAAATATAGCATGCTTGAGCAATGCCATACGTTTCTTCAACGGCATCATACGTTTTGGGTGGGGGAAAAGGTACTGCAAGTGGTGCCCCTTGGACTTTCCAGAGGCAACTTCACTTTCCGACGATTTTTATTCGGTCAACCCTTTCCGTCTTATTCTTTCCACCTGTTGTTCCTCCATGTTTTTAGGGTGTGCAGAATTTTTTTCTCGTTTATTGTAGTCCGTCAGAAAGCAACAAAGACGTTCCTTGAACTGCTAGATATAATTTTAGATCAAGTAACCTGGTAAAGTTTGGCATTTGTTTTCATGAAAAAGGTTTCCTTTGTTTTTCCTTTAACATAATCATATCACTGAATCCTAAGCACAAGTCTCATCGTCCGTTACTTAAAATAGTGGTTATTTTAATTATTACAAGGATATTTGATTTACATTCCACTCTGCTTtcgcagttttggacaaacagaaGCTCTTTTTGAGCTGGAAGCTGAGTATGATCAAGTGTTGAGGTTGGCATCGTTTCATCGGAACAGCCAACAGCTGTTATTTTGCACCGATGCAGTACATCAGAGCTATATCAAAGAACCTAGTAACTGATGCATAGCTAACCATTCTATACAAGCATGAGTGAAAGCAATCTGTGACAGGAGTTACAGAACTACTAGACAGAGGGCACCTCGATTGGCTTCAGTCTTGCAGATAAACAGCTGTGCATACAGTCGCCACCCACCAGTACACAGGACACAGGACAGTTTCACTCCCTTCAGAGTTTCCTTTTAGTGCCCTTCAGTGTTTAGTACCTTTGCAGCTTACCGCTTGTGCTATTGCTTTACTGGGAGGTGCTGCTTGGATGTTAAATCTTAAGGCCACATGTCAGCAGAGCAGCTGGTCACCTCGGTGGACATCCGGTTATCCAGGCTCTCTAGGCTGGCTGTGCTTTGCACCGTCGAAGTCTGACCTCTGAAGCGTGCACTGTCCCCTGGGAAACCCAACCCTGTGGCTGTGAGCACGTCCAAAGCTTGACACATCTTCCTTGAGTTCAGAAATGGTGCCAGGCCATGTTGTCCTAGGCCGCAGGACACCGCGCTTCTCCCTACCATATCTTCTGCCATTTTTACCTGTGGAGGCAATTTCAGATATTTACGGAACTGATGATCGTTTAGAGATGACATTTCAGAGGGGAACTGTTGTTACCTTGATTCTCAAGGTCTCTACGTCTGATTTGAGGATCCTGTTGTCTGTGACCGCGGTGGTGAACTGCTGGTTGGCCTCCGTGAGTTGCTTGAAGAGGGCTGCACTTTCACTTTTAAGTTGTTCAACCTGCTCGGAATAGCACATGTCGATGGTCATGCATAAGCTTGAAACAAACTTGCATCATGGCATGTGCATTACGAAGGCCTTACTGAGATCAGTGTACATGGCAACTAGATATTTGTCAAGCCTAAGTGTCTAGCTCTTACTGCCATAGCAGTGAACAAGATTACAAAGAGGTGATTTCCGTTTGGCAAAACTGCAGGGAGTGCATCAAGGATTGTACCTGCAACTCGAGGTCGGTTAGTTGAGCGTGTTTCCTCCTCCTTGATCGCCGAGCTGACTCCCTGTTCGACACCATCCTGAAGTTTTACAAGGGCAATCCATTCAGTCATCATAAAGAAGAAACAGTAAGCTCTCTGTTCAGAGTTCATCAGAATTTACAGAACCAGACACAGGCTGGCTTGATCTCGGGGTTATACCTTCTTATTCGCCTAGTATCTGAGGATTTGCCGCTTCGCTTGCATCGACCTCCCTCTATGTTGAGCATTGACTCGCTATCAGAGTCTGACTCGCTTTCGAGAGCCTGGTTCCCTGAGATTGTTCCCCTCGGGCTAGCTGCGACCAAAAGAATGCAGCAGGTGAGACAGACGGCCCCTGGTGTGTCtgatttctttttcctttttttgagaAACTACGTAGACGCTCATATACACGCACACTGGTGTGTCCGATTTCGGTATGGCCAATCTCTTCCTCAACTCCAAATCAGTGTTGCTCTATGTTTTTGTGTTGGACAAATATCTAGTGCCCCCTGCCCGTTTCGAATGGTAGGAAAAAATTGAAGATAATTTTTAGCAGAGAAAAACATACAACAGAGATAAGTAGTTGATGGTGTTTATttttgctcaatttttttttaataaaatccaTTGTTGCTAAACATGTCCAATTGCTCAGTTTCTCAGGGTTAACGAGTCAATGAATGCAAGTATTGGCTCACATAAACCACCACAATATTCAACATGGAGATAACAAGATCGGACTCTGTTACAGGTTGAATGTGTATATGTCGCGACATACCGGAGACAGCTGCCGTCGTCGAGACCGTGTGGTGGTGTGGCGTGCCGAGGCCGTCGGACCACCACGAGTGGCCGGCGTTGCTCCCTTCCAGCCCCAAAGCGTTCTGTTGGAGCACAGGAGGAAGCTCAGTTAAGCGCAAGAACAGCACAGGCACAGGCACAGCCCACAGCGCACAGTAGACTGCAGACGCTGAGCTAAGAAGCGAAGCTTGCACTGTGGCAGTGAAAGCTCACcgagtcgccgaagcagaggcCCGGCAGGCCGCCGCCTGGGGAGAACACGGCGCCTTGCCCAGGGCTGACCGGACTGTCCCGCTCGGCATCGACGTGGGCGCCGGCGAGGTGCTCCCGTATGAAGgcctccagctccagctccgaCGCGCACTTCTTCATCTTCCCCGGCCGTTAGTTAGTGTGTCTCGTTGCTGTTTGTCTTTCTCAGCAAGGCCTCCTCCCTCCGGTGAGGGGGGCGCCTTCATCGCCGGCGACGGGTTTTATACTACTACTTACATACATGGGGCAAGATCTGTGGGGACGTGGAAAGCTGGGTCGGGCGATAACTGCTTGGGTGGATGGACAGTGACGCCGGCTGACTCGGATCCTCGTAAGGGAGAGCGTACAATGCTCTCGTGGCCACGTCCGTCGCAGAATACTTAATTGCAAAATTCGGATTTACATTTGGATATCTGATAAAGGGAGTGCTAAACTATGTTATCTGATGGCCGTTGTCTCTCGCTCTGTCTTAGATTTCTTCTGGTGTTGCTCTCGTCGATCGTAGGAAAATCTTTTTTGGTTTCATAGGTTTTTGGGTATATTGCTTTTGATTCCAATCTTGTCGTGCAATGGCAGCATGGGGTTAACCTTTTTCCGTATCTTACTTGGCACGGGAGCCTAAAATATATTTAGATTTTGGTGTTTCTTGGGCGACTGGGAAATGGTTATTTCTGAGTGAAAGCTAAGGACAATCCGATATTTTTCTTCAAAAAGGGAGAACAATCCGATATGAACATTAAATTTGACAAGTACAAAACCGAGAGGACTTTTCAGTTGGAATTGAAGAAAAAtgtcgagaaaaaaaaacattgcTTGCTCTATCAATGAAAACTTATCTCTCCAATGCTCTTTTAAAAAAATACTATTCGTATAACTTGGTACTCCTCTGTCTGCAAATACATGACATATAAATTTTGTCAAAAGTCAAAGCAAGGTCAGGCTGACTCCGATCCTTGTAAGGCAAGAATACATAGTTGTGCGTGTAGCCCTGTCCGTGATAGGCTAATTATTTCCTTAAATCGGTTTACCTTTGGATATGTTACTGATGACCATTTTGTTGCTGTGTCTTAGGTTCCGTCTGGTGTTGTTCTCGTGGATAGTACAAATATCTTGGTTGGTTTAATCTAGgacgtcaagtgggatcccacctaaGTCCCGTTTGTAGTACATTTTGTTTTCTCTAGTGTAAATTTTGATACCAAATTTTAAACTGAAAATAACAAAATACACTAAGAGTGAGATCCCACCGGGATCCTACCTTGACACCCTAATTTAATCGGCTTTGTGTGTTTTGTCATCTTGAAAAAATATCTAATATTGTATGTATTAGTAGAAAAGATTTATCCTTATGACTTGTCCTAATGTACTTTAGGAGTTCACCTTTTAGAGGAAACACCCCAAGTCATTTCAGAAATGAAGCGTGTCGAGTGAACAATTACAAACATGAGCTTTCCAACGCTGTCCTGGTGTACTTTATAGGAGTTAAATATTTACTCTCCCAGAATGCTAGCAACTCTAGTAGTTACATGGGCTCTTCTTAACTTAAGAATGAAGGCCGTTATTAGTGGCGGATCTAAGATGATAGAACTGAGGTACCACAATTTACATGAACCACATAACTTCAATATATATGCTCAAGTTTGTTGTAATAACACTAGGAATAATATATTTTAATCTGAATATCACCCAATCTAACAAATAGTCCCAAAGTATGTTTTAAATTATTAGaaaactagtactccctccggtcttttttaggtgactcaaatttagtgcaaagttgtactaaatccgagtcaattaaaagagaccaaaGGGAGTACAATCTATACGGTAGTCCGAAAGTATAAGCTATTTTGATCTTTTGGAGGGCATGCccccgtcccccccccccccaccaccaccaccacaccttcTCCAGCATCGTCCTAAACAAGGTGCTACTTCTAGCGCAACATCATCAGCTAAGGGAATAATCCCACCACAAGAAAATACATGTCAAAGTATTAACATAAATAAATTATTGACATAAGACTGGCACCAACATTGGATCAAACACCTATGGTTCACCACGATGTCGCGGTTTTGTTATTACTGGTAAGCCACAATGGAAagacattctatgttcgcacaCAAAGTTTCACGGAAAAGTATTATTTTTGTGGCAAGTGTAAAAAAAcaattttttaaacattttaatATAAATTTGGAATACATTTTTTTATAATAGGTGCAAAGacatatgagccaaaacaccatgtcccGAAGAAATGCCTGTTATTTGTTTTTTACTTTTGTAAGTCCACTTAGCTACGACCTTTCTCCGATAAATCTAGCTCGATACAGCGCATAATAAACCAATCTTTGGCTGGTTGTGGTGGAAGGCTCTTGGGTGACAATGAACTAATGAAGCACATTATTACGCCACACCACCACACTACACAGTCTTCTTAATTATCTCTCGCTTTGTGTGTAGCCGAACACGTTAGCACATGTTGCTCCATCATCGCGCTAGATCGATCGGCACTACTCGGTAGCAAAGGTAGTGTGTGTCGGCTTGGACAAGAAAACAAGATTATCGCTCACAACTCACATGCACGATGGGCGTGGCGACGGGGACGCGACACTCGAGGGAGCGATCGAGTGGCCACGAGCGCCCGCGGCCCCGGCGAAAGCGAGACGGGCCGACTCAGCACGAGATCTTTTCCCGGCCTCTCCACGGTGAGGAGATCTGGCGGGTGAGTGGGCCGTGACGCGGCGCCGGTTGACCTGGCTACCTCCTTTTTATCCTTGGCGGGCGTGTGTCGCTCGCGAGGGGCGCGTGCTGACCGGGCAGCGGCGGTAGGTGTCGGCTCCGCATGCGTGGAGCCGCGTCGGACGGGACAGCGGCCGGGAAGCGTGCCTCGTGATTCTCCGTGTACAAGAAATGTCGCACAGTTGCCGAGTAGAAAACGAAATACGGATGATAATATCGTATCTCTCGGTCTCTGAGCTTTGGAGCTGTGTTTGTACGTCAGGTTATTGTTCCTAGACACAAGGAATTGTGGTTAATTTGCAGCGCACTTCCAATTTTACTTACTTACGGCATAATCACGATTCACGGGCATACTTGTAACAAAATGAATGGTCGATAAAAGATTTAGTTCTTTTTTTAAGTCTGTCGAtctgttagggcatgtacaacagtGCAGCTTTCCCTTCTGGGAGGcatcgcttttgaagagtctggagttcaggtgttgtcatggtgatggttgtattgttgttgctagggccGAAATGCTGTGGCGGGACTCTTTTTTCttagtttcttttctcttttttggctgtgtgcatccgtattgtcATTAGGacaatgcgttgttgcagaggatgggtgtaattgatatcttcttatattaatatattcactttatcgaaaaaatataccTAATTATTGTGGACCTTCATCTAAGACATGGCCCAACTCAGCTTCCAAGGCCCAACTCTTTTTCAATAAAGTTGTACTTCTTCCCTGTTCGATCTCGACATAGAGAGGCTTCGACAGATGACCATGAAGATTTCCTTAAAATAaaaagatcaccatggagttccaTCAGCGGTGAGGGATAGATAGGCAGCAACACCATACTCCGCTGCTGGAGACTGGAGAAATGTGGTGACCGTCCCTTCTGGCCCCAATGGTGCGTCCACCATTTAGTACATTAACACAAAGTCCAGTACTATGGCGCCAAATAACAacaaacttgtgaaataactttagggctcctttgaattgaaggataggaaaaacataggaataggaaagatataggattggaatggcatgtctacttgaatcctataggaagatgaagtttgtttgattgtagcaaaggaatttttccatgaggtatgggctaaggcttttttcctataggaattacactacaagattcctataggaatttttcctataggctatgttcctatgaatcaaacaacatgcataggaaattttcccatagaaaccaaatcctacacaattcctatgcaaatcctttgaatcaaaggagcccttaagcCACAACGCTTCCGTCGATCTGGATGGCAGCAGACCCTGGAAGCATGCGTCCCTGCTGCCAACTTTGTCAGAGTAGAAAAAATATTTCCATGGCGGTTGTTTCTAGACACCATGGTATGATATTGTTTCTCTGCCACTGCAACAAAAAGGAAGAGCGAGGGGCTGTTAGAGGCTCATGAGAGTAAACCACATGGTTTATCTCATTATCTGGTTTATCTTATATGTTTTACTGATTAACTTATTGGAGATCAAAACAATAGCATATCCACATGGTTTATCTGGTTATCTTAACGGGCTGTTTTACGGTAGGGACAAAGCAGCGTCAGCCGTCCAAGGGCAGAGATCCGAGCGCTCACGTTGAGTCATACTAGTCATATGCCCGAGTAGTATTTTTCCACCGAAGTGCACAATTGCTATTTTCCTGGCCACCGAAGGGTACTTTCGGAAGTTGTAAAAGAAAAAAAGGTATTTTTGGGAGATCGATATTTGTCCAGCCGGCTAGGAATCAGCCCCGATCCATCACAGTCGCTTGGCGGCGCACCACCACTCCACCACACTATCACTCCACTACGCAGATGGAGGCGAGCGGCGGCTCGGCGTCAACCTGGCCATCCCCTCGTCCCGCAGGCTCCCGCCCATGACGCCCTCCCCGGCCGGCCGGCCCTACCGTGTCTTTCCTCGCCGAGCACCGCCGATGGAGCCACCACAGCGCCGACCTGCCGGCGAGGAGCCCGAGGCAGACCCGCCGCTTGCACACCACCGCGGCGAGGCTACTAGTGCCGGGCGCGCGGGCGAGATCCTGTGCCAGGCTGCACGCTGACCTGCCGGCGACCTGCCGGCGAGGCGGACCCATCGCTTGCACACCGCCACGGCGAGGCTGCTGGTGCCGGGCGCGTGGACGAGCTTCTGCGCCAGGCTGCACGGCGACCTGCGGATCCGCCGCTTGGACATTGGTGCCGGGCGCGCGGGCGACCTCCTGAGCCAGGCTGGCCCCTCACCGCAGCAGCGCGTCTACTCCGGCTTATGCTCCTCTAGCAGTAGCAGATACGGCACGGGACATTGCCGTCGGTTCCCAGTGGCAATGCACTCCACTGACACCCCCATGAGCAGAAGCCGCATGCAAGCGAACGCAAGGAGGAATAAGATGGAGGAGGAGAACAGGACAGCGTGGGCGGGGGCGCAGCCGCGTGCAAGCGAAGGCAAGgagggagcagcggcggcggggccatgcgagggcggcggcgtcggGTGCGTGCTAGAGAGCTATGGTCGATCGATCTAAACCGACCCCTAATCGTGGACCAAGCTGCCCTCTCGGAAAAAAATGCAAAACATAAAGTTCCTAAACTACCCCTAGCTCAAATACTACTCGCGCCCGGGATAAGTAAATTGTACTGTAAAAAGCCTCTATCTTAACACATGTCGCAGCAACAATGGTTTTGTAAAATATATTTAAGAAGTAAGACTTATGCACTTCTAACGAGCATTCCAGAAGTATCCATATGTAGAAACATATATTCATATTTGCGATAGTAAAAAAATTATATAATATAGCTTCGACCACTTATGGAAATACCTCTGTTATACTAAATCACGGAAATTTAAATCTTCAACATTTTGACTTGGATGCATGTCACTGTATTGATACGATGTAACTATTTATGTGTGCGCAAAATTAAGTTATGAACATAAATAAGAATATTTACTTAAATGGTTgttcatgtatatgtactttagtTAAATCTAATGTAGAGTGTTAATTCATATCTAAATAGTGCAAGCATAACAAAACCAACAAACACTCATGTCCGGTATCCTTCTCTTTAGAGGCGGAGAAACGTGTTTTTTCTTAGAGATTAGCCACCCCTCAGTTGTTTGTAAATCATCTTACCATTGTTTTGTCCTTGGACATTGTGAAGTATACATGACAATGATTAGGTGGTttactgcaaaaaaaaaaagtgcaatGACTTAATTGCAGTTTATTTGAAATCGATATCTTTTCTGATTTTGACTGTGTTGTGTGTAGATGGATTAAAAAAACTTTATACAAAGTGTATATGACATCTCTAATCGACCGATTATGTATTTTGCAAGTTCTTTCTATGATAAAACTCTCCTCCAATTATCACACACTATTTAATTTAAATGAGCCACATTTCGACTTTGACCACCCAACTCCTTTCTTCCATCTCACGTACCATTTTGTTTGGTGACTGTAAAAACACTTTGATGGGCGATGTTGGAgcttcaccaccgttacttgaaaGATAGGTTGGTATTGGTAATCTACTCAGTCATCATAGACTAGAGGTGGCCGCTTTGCTCGTCCCAATGGCGAGTCCTTCATAACCGCAAACACACGGTAGTACGACACGACAGACGGGGCTTGACGTTTTTAAACACCGATGCACGTTCGTAATCTTtgcgctgtaggataacgttgcatagaaaacaaaaaattcctaccgcgaacacgcaatccaagccaagatgcaatctagaagacggtagcaacgagggggtatcgagtctcacccttgaagagattccaaagcctacaagatgaggctcttgttgctgcggtagacgttcacttgccgcttgcaaaagcgcgtagaagatcttgatcacgatcggttccggcgccacgaacgggcagcacctccgtactcggtcacacgttcggttgttgatgaagacgacgtccacctcccgttccagcgggcagcggaagtagtagctcctcttgaattcgacagcacgacggcgtggtgtcggtggcggtggagaactccggcggagcttcgctaaagcacgcgggagctatggaggagaggggcggctagggtttgggagggggtggccggccactcaagggggcggccaggttgtggtcttggggtggccggccccctcccttggcccctcattatataggtggatccccaagagttggtctccaagtcttcgaataagacccgaaccaaaaacc contains the following coding sequences:
- the LOC124702483 gene encoding bZIP transcription factor RISBZ5-like, with protein sequence MKKCASELELEAFIREHLAGAHVDAERDSPVSPGQGAVFSPGGGLPGLCFGDSNALGLEGSNAGHSWWSDGLGTPHHHTVSTTAAVSASPRGTISGNQALESESDSDSESMLNIEGGRCKRSGKSSDTRRIRRMVSNRESARRSRRRKHAQLTDLELQVEQLKSESAALFKQLTEANQQFTTAVTDNRILKSDVETLRIKVKMAEDMVGRSAVSCGLGQHGLAPFLNSRKMCQALDVLTATGLGFPGDSARFRGQTSTVQSTASLESLDNRMSTEVTSCSADMWP